One Ranitomeya variabilis isolate aRanVar5 chromosome 5, aRanVar5.hap1, whole genome shotgun sequence DNA window includes the following coding sequences:
- the GTF2A2 gene encoding transcription initiation factor IIA subunit 2 — MAYQLYRNTTLGNSLQESLDELIQSQQINPQLALQVLLQFDKAINSALAHRVRNRVNFRGSLNTYRFCDNVWTFVLNDVEFREVTDLVKVDKVKIVACDGKNTGSNTAE, encoded by the exons ATGGCTTATCAGCTGTATAGGAATACCACTCTGGGCAACAGTCTGCAGGAGAGCTTGGACGAGCTGATCCAG TCTCAGCAAATCAACCCACAGCTCGCTCTCCAAGTGCTGCTGCAGTTTGACAAGGCAATCAACTCGGCGCTGGCTCACCGGGTCCGAAACAGAGTCAACTTCCGG GGATCCTTAAATACCTACAGATTCTGTGACAACGTGTGGACGTTCGTGCTAAATGATGTGGAGTTCAGAGAAGTGACGGATCTTGTGAAAGTGGACAAAGTAAAGATTGTAGCCTGTGATGGAAAAA ATACCGGCTCGAACACAGCAGAGTGA